DNA sequence from the Malus domestica chromosome 06, GDT2T_hap1 genome:
TTATATTAAGCTGACATCAAAATTCTATGACCACAtcttgaagaaaattttcattatgatCAGAACACGAATGATACACCATATGTTTCtatataagtggtgagaaattttattttttaaattattaattttttaacacagaTATCTGactatttgtataataacacgtggtaTACCACCCTGTATTCTgatcacattaaaaaatctctccgcATCTTGCAGTGCCTTTGATATTCATCTAATGATGGCCAACTGCCTAGAGTAGACTTGCCCCAGCATGAGGTTATATATTGGAGCTTCATGTAAAAGAACTTCATATGTGAATAACACCCAAATGAaaacctcaaaaaaaaaaaaaaaatgacagtcCATGAAACATTACTTAGACATCTTTAGGCTAGGCATTTCAAATATTATGACATATGTAGGACTAAATTATcactaatttatttgaatttttgcaCAAATGATATTGAAATGATGATTTAAGAAATAAACGGTTTTGATTATGATATacgtgtttgggttaatatttgaacattaaaCTTAGATGAAGGAAAGCCCAAGGGTGCCAAAGAAGCCACAGAGACAATGACacccaaccaatcaaacaaacaaacatacaaactttgctctcaagccagatttgcattcaAAAGCTAAAATCAACCCAGATTCAATCCTTTTTAGCGACAAGCTATCTCTTGTCCAGTTTAAAGCTTTGCTATCTCCCTTAGtggcgtagtatcgattcccttgtgtaaacttgtttaccatccatcccctTTTAGCATATAAACCCTTGGTAATTCAAAGAGAAGTGATTGTAAGAGGTTCAACCTTGACAGagaaggtgaaatcttgcccgacgCTCTTTGTGTGTTCTCTAAATTTGTAGATCTATTACTTAATGCACTCTCcagtatgtattcaagtcatttaCACCTGTTTTCCTACTTTAAGAGTCTTATTTGTATTTGGATCTGGTTAGTTTAATGGATATGTTatcattaaaatcaatcaacAACCAAGCAAATGACTTAAGGGGATTTGGACTCCCTTCATTCGAACATACAAaactatgaactaaaagtccttgtttacaaggcaagaaaaagaacataCAATCCTCCTCCTTCTACATCTACTATATTGAGATAGCAGTGACACGCCTAACActcagttagttttgattgcgagcctcaaaaCCTACACCTAAgaccccacaaaggcacctttcagaactaattttgtcctcttcttgtagcacatcaacaagcaagagcccgactacacatccaaagtgtcAATCCCTTGGGGAGCTATGCTAAGGTCAGACGATCCTTCTCCAGAGAAATCTTCGCCACCAACAATACGTATAGGAAAAATTCGTTATGTAAAAGGAGGACGATTGTCCCCTCCTATTTTTGTCTCCTCCCATCCCCTCCTTTTAATTTTGACCATTTAAAAGCAATATGATGGTTTAAAATTGTGCCACATATTTAGCGAgccttatttaatttttcttattgaacaaaaacaataaaataaattaaaaaaatgctcATTAAATATGTGACACAACTTCAAGTCATCAAATTTCTTTTGAACTGTCCAGAATGAAAGGAAGGGATGCTACGGGACAAAAATGGTAACCAGTGAAAGCCTTCCAATCCTCCAGCTTTAGACCATGGGCGAAAGCTTGGCGGAGCAATGCCGGGTGgaggtggaaggcctacgagtCATGAACTTCTTTTTCTAGAGAATAAGCAATGAGGGTATATGGGGACTTTATTTATAATTCTTATAATTAATTTGTTGTGACGATACATATTTTGTCTGAGCACTAAACTAGACGGTTAGTATCATAAAGttacggttttttttttctcgataAAAAATGAGGGGGTACCCCTTTCCGATCGACAGTTTAATCACTTTGGGGGTTTAAGGTTTCTGTCGGTATCAAATGTGGCATGATGTCTTTCATCGTCGAGTTCAGTTCGTTGGGTCGGTTTAGTTGCAAGATTTTGCTCCCTTGGTCAGTGGTAGGTCGGGAAGCTTTTCTTTATCAGCCGTAGTTCAGGTGCAAGTCCTATTAAAAAGGGTGGGACGAGGAGGTTCAATGgtatgattttagtttttattgTAAGCTTCTAGTCACACCCAATTTTAACTCTTGACACCGGGCAATCTCTTCACATCCAACACCATTTTAAAAGTATAAATTATTTGCTCTCCCCACCCAGCCATTATTCCAAGTATTTCTCCCActaatttatctattttctcTTCTCATCCAAACATCCTTTCTCCTCTATAGTTCAGCTGACAGTACGTGTCTTCTCttggttttcttgttttttttttctctttttttcgtATGCAATAGCTTCGGGACGAAACCACCGTACATTAAAGTGTCACTAATCCATCGCCCTCCACTCTCTTTACTTTTCATTAATTTCCTCAATATATTGGTAGTATGAGTTTACTAGGTTGGAGAGTTGATACTGGAGACCTTAAAACTTACAATTTAAATTCATATTAACGAGTTTGAGATTGGTTGGGTATGAATACAGCTTGGATTGATTATGTAATGTTTAGGGTTGAGATAAAGTGAAAAATATTGGTTTGAACAAAATCTAGTCGCCAAGGGAGTTCGGACCTGGTTGATCGAACAACTTTATAGATTGGTTCGGTTGGTTGCTGTTGAACATGTGCGTGGAGTTCGGTCTATATGTTGGAGATCGGTTGATTTTGATTCAACACCTTTGAAGTTTTTGGACATTGTGCCATCgaataacctttttttttattctttgtcCGATGGCATGTTACCTTTATATATTTTAGTGAATTGTTACACCGTGTTGTGCAAGAGCTttgtatttttgtgtttttgttaacTTGAGCTTCTTAGATTAAGAGGATAGTTCTAGATCATACATGTTACATTATGATATATTAACTAGATTCATTTGTGAAAACATATTTGTTTGAATATATtgtgaaacaaaaaataatcacaaggcgacacatgAATTTCtagacaaaagaggacaaaagtACCCTTGAGGTACAATGAGATTCCTACGCTCGAGCAGCGTGCAgtcatccctcaaccaagttaAAAGTGCCCCAAAAAAGTAACAATTCAAAaaccatctcatcaaatccctctTACAACGTAACTCCCAAAACCTATTTTAttccatatatatttttacctctttttcccttttttagctaatcaattagctatcaTTCCATAACTTACAAAATATTCCACATAAATTAcataacctccaaaatattcattccaaaaatgtgttaattggctaattaatagattaattacctaattaatccattaattgccaAATAACTCACACATTAAACCACAAAATGCACACAAAAAGCAtcccaaaggccggccaccttttcTCCAAAGGGGACCGGCCATGCCCTATACATACTACccatttttctctaaaaacctaagtccacacttttgcaaaactccaaaaactatgtaaacacttttctctttaaattctaactttggcataagAGGTTATTTGGCCAAAGCCCTCCttattcatcgtgggcacgtgaggcttttgaccttaaccaaaggtgttaattgttttgtaggtgcaattttgtccaagattaaGGAGGAATagatttgcatccacaaattggtgctttcattgagagcagagtcacacactcgtagaagactctcgcataaaaaggtttttctctattttctagtccacttgcattttttcgtacgttcttattattagaattttttatttgcacagattctttgataaaacgtaaaagagaaatacaatggctagaaattttaaaaatttcacgagtgaaaattccaatattcaagaaatgggactgCGACGATCCACGAGACTAAATGTGATCTTAGAGGGAGCGACACCACTACCACAACgctccaccatggcaaccaccgcggtggccacCACGACAatcacccgcggcgaggtccatggctTCACCACCACGGCCCAAGCTGTGCTATCCAAGGCCCACGCCACCAAAGCCACGGCCCGAGCCATGTTACTTGATGCCCAATGCGAGCCCAATACGTTGCTAAGCCGAGCCCAAGCTTCGCATTTGCGAGTATCACGCactgagcagcctgctctcgcggcccaacctgctcccgtgGCCTAGCCTACTCCCGCAGCCTAGCTTGCTCCCGCCAAGTAGCCCACTctcatggcccagcctgctctcgtgacattccaagcagcccaaatcggtccaagattagttcaatTGTCCCCGCTTCAAATTTATGGGCTTACGATAGATCCAGGGGCATTTTCACCACGTTTCTCCacgaatttgacatttcccaattcaaatctcacGCCTGGagcctaccacacttccactgctcaaggaggCACATTCTTTCCAACCTCTTCCAAtctaaatggcgaacaacacttgtctcgacaaatGATAGAGTTAACGAACGTCTTTGCACAAcaaacaaccttggtgaatcaactcttaCAACGCACCGAGATCTAACGTGCCTCCGACGAGGTGttccgaagtaggacaagggcagatgaaCCTCTCTACCAGCGTCCCAGCAAGCAGCCCATCAACCAACCACGATCCGAACGTTCTGGCAGTTTACGATCCCACTTGGGTCCTTgggatagcgtatactctcgtcttagaGTGCGGAGGAACGTGCATTTCCGATCAAGCCCATAGACGAGCATACGTTCACGATTGAAGTCACACTCCGATTATCAATATGGACAACCTTCTAgacaaagtgttcattcacaGCTAAGCTCACAATGAGTATTCTCCACCTCACATTGGAGTAGGCATCATGGtagacggagagaagcagtcgcTCAATCGGACTCAAGTTTAACCGACAGCCTGCGAGTAACCTGTTTGCCTGCCAGGAACATGCCACATGTACCGCAGCCGTGACATAAATGAGTCGATCATAGGGAAGAGTGGCCCAAACCTATAGGTCATGACCGGGGGTAGTCGAAAGTTCCATTGCCTCAGcagaggcaaattcaagaagaagttgagAGGCTCTTAACTGAACGATTGCGCAATTTCCAACGTAACGAGCCTGTTGACGATGCGCTTCGacgagacatgaccaacataaggaTGTCACCATTCAAAAATGAGATCGAGCGGACAGATCCACTTCGCGGGTTCACTATGCCTCACTTCACTCTGTACAAGGGAGACGAAGATCCAGATCGACATCTCAAGCACTACCGCAGTACCATGATCCTCTACAGGAACAACGACGCACTTATGTGCAAAAATTTTACCACAACTCTACAAGGTGAGGTGCAAGATTGGTTTCACACTCTACCGCTGTAGTCCATCTAGAGTTTCAACgaactttcctttgttttcattAAGGAGTATTCGTCTAACCGCTCAATCAAAAGGACATCCGACCATCTCTTCAGCATGGTAAAAGACCCTAGGGAGACAATTCGCGACTATGTCAAGAGGTTCAAAGTTGAGAAGGCCAAGATTGTTAGCTACAACGAGGACATAGCAACGACAACATTTAGAAATGGGCTTCCCACCGAACATCATTTATTCGAAAAACTGATCATAAGAGAAGAACTAACCTTAGCAGCTTCATATGCTTTGGTAGAAAAGCATGCATTATGGGATGAGGCCAAGCAGTCTAA
Encoded proteins:
- the LOC103436741 gene encoding uncharacterized protein, producing MTNIRMSPFKNEIERTDPLRGFTMPHFTLYKGDEDPDRHLKHYRSTMILYRNNDALMCKNFTTTLQGEEYSSNRSIKRTSDHLFSMVKDPRETIRDYVKRFKVEKAKIVSYNEDIATTTFRNGLPTEHHLFEKLIIREELTLAASYALVEKHALWDEAKQSNKNESEKKHMERSSTKEDSGPKTFTNFTVPIGQILCKLKNKPWFELPPPMKDNLTRLDHTKYCAFHQGPCHTTNGCLK